The Balearica regulorum gibbericeps isolate bBalReg1 chromosome 32, bBalReg1.pri, whole genome shotgun sequence genome segment agaggctttacccacttggcttgcttgattatggcgcacgtttcacattgatggatgacctgtgagatggcgtccatgctcaagtccacccctcgatcacaggcccatctatacgtcgcatctcttccttgatggcctgaggtgtcctgggcccaccgagctagaaataattcacccttacactgccaatccaaatccacctgagccacttcaatcttggcagcctgatctacctgctggttgttctgatgttcctcagtggcccgactcttgggtacgtgggcatctacatgacggacctttacaaccagcttctctagccgggcagcaatatcttgccacagtggggcagcccagatgggtttgcctctacgctgccagttgctccgcttccactgctgtaaccacccccacaaggcattggccaccatccatgagtcagtgtagaggtacagcgttggccacttttctctttcagcaatatctaaggccagctggatggctttcacctctgcaaactggcttgattcaccttctccttcagcagcttccgcaactcaccgtgtaggactccatacagcggccttccaccttcgaagctttcccacgatgcgacaggacccatcagcgAAGAGGGCGTATGgtttctcttcttctgtttattatacggtggggcttcttcagcgcgtgtcacctcctcctctggtgacattccaaaacctttcccttctggccagtctgtgatcacttccagaattcctggacgactggggcttcctattcgagcctgttgtgtgatcagtgcaacccacttactccatgtagcatcagttgcgtgatgtgtaggagccctctctttgaacatccaacccagcgctggcagtcggggtgccaagaggagctgtgcttcggtgccaatcacctctgaagcagctcgaaccccttcgtaggctgccaatatctccttttccgttggagcgtagcgggcctcggatcctctgtatccccgactccaaaaccccaggggtcgacctcgagtctcccctggtgctttctgccagagactccaggtagggccgttctccccggctgcggtgtacagcacattttttacatctggtcctgcccggactggcccaagagctacggcatgaactatttcttgtttaatttgttcaaaagcttgttgttgctcagggccccatttgaaatcattcttcttccgggttacatggtagagagggcttactatcaaactgtaattcggaatgtgcattccccagaaacccacaacgcctaagaaggcctgtgtctcctttttgttggttggtggggacacggctgctattttgttgataatatccatagggatctgacgccgcccatcatgccaccttattcctaaaaattggatttcctgcgcaggccccttcaccttccttcgttttatggcaaagccagcctgcagcaggatttggattattttcttccctttctcagaaacttcctctgctgagttgccccatacaatgatgtcatcaatgtagTGCAGGTGCTCCGgagcttcacccttttccagtgcagtctggatcagtccatggcaaatggtggggctgtgtttccacccctggggcagtcgattccaggtgtcctggacacccctccaagtgaaggcaaactgtggcctgcactctgctgccaaagggatcgagaaaaatgcattagcgatatcaattgtggcataccatttggctgcctttgactccagttcatattgaagttccagcatgtctggcacggcagcactcatgggcggtgtgacttcattcaggccacgatagtctaccgtcagcctccactctccattggacttccgcactggccatatgggactgttaaagggtgagcgggttctgctgatcactccctcatcctccagttgacgaattagcttgtggatgggaaccagggagtctcggttggtgcggtattgccgccggtgcacagttgtagtagcaattggcacctgttgctcttcaaccctcagcaaccctacaacagaagggtcctccgagagaccaggcaaactagacaatggttcaatttcctccgcttccaaggcagctatgccaaaagcccaccggtaaccttttgggtctttgaaataccctttccggaggtagtctatgcccaggatgcacggagcctccggcccagtcacaatggggggcttttgccactcattcccagttagactcacttcagtctccagcagagtcaactgttgggatcccccccgtcacaccagaaatagagatcggttccaccccttcatagttcaacggcattagggtacactgtgcacccgtgtccactagggccttgtactcttgtgggtctgatgtgccaggccatcggatccacacagtccaatacgctctgttgtccctttcctccacctggctggaggcagggcccctctaatcctgctcatcatattcgctgctcatctcttgcagaaaggacttagaagtcccttcaagagggtcataagtgcgatctggcctttcacttggtctggggggctgcccggtggaaactggagcagcatcctttctggaagagtctctttgtacagctgtcttgccttgtagctcatgtacgcgtgcctgcagggttgaggtgggcttcccatcccatttcctcgTGTCTTCTCCGTGGacatgcaggtaaaaccacaggatacctcgtggtgtgtatgctctatatcccctctctggagcagaaaaacgcttactcctaacagctgaaatacgggtctgtgcaggtggggagtacgatatatcctcttggagttgccggacgtcccgggacagtttctccacagccgagacgagggaggaagaacggctctcttcatactgccggagtcggccagccacttcgtccactgtgggtgcctcttcactcttccagtcaattactgccagtgagttggcgtacgatgatggtgcacttcgcacaaattttcgccacatgggtcggggacactggacttcattggggtctgtgggcaactgtgcattgtccggatcatagtaaaccatctcccgcacagctaattccctcagatattggatacctctctccatagtggtccacttgcctggccgacatacgacatcttcgctgaaaggatacctttccctcacacttgacaggagtcgcctccagaggctaagggcctgtgccttcttcccaattgctttgtcaatgcccccttccctagacaaggatcccagctgcttggcctccctgccctccagttccaggctactggccccattatcccagcagcggagcagccaggtaataacgtgctcccctggaaggcggctgaagtctttccacatatctcacagctcactcagggacagagatcgggtgatcacttctggttctggctcttcttcttctcgtgatggccccggttcatcatcatctctcgCTAAGCAAACCgatttctttgtggttttgtgtataggggcgactgatactggtgtgggttgatcttttggctcggctacagtgcctgttgcaggggtttgggtagctgcagtgcctgtgggtccgctctctccctctggatggtgctgtctactatcaagcagtgtttgatagattgtggtcagggcccagcacagcgcagtaagttgtgtctccttagaatccccacagcattttcctttccaatatTCTACCAtcttatcagggtcttgcaattgttcaggagtgaagctccaaaccattgggggtgaaaaggtctctagatacccgcccatactctcccacatgccatgccagccctgaccattcagccttggggaagatccctgggtaatattcttgaaacaacttttgctaaccctgaacaggacttggaaaacattcaggagacctagcaatagaaCTATACGGGCCTGAACATTtcaagggtattcaaaattctcaaaaattgtcgtgaccaaccaaaaaggaaaaggggaggtgaaagagtgggagaaggtatcccccctcccgtcttccccatagatcgggcgcaattattaatcaattctgaaagatattgaccgaggtacgggcctgaccgaaatgctacgtacaagtaccagctcagactcatgactgtcgatgatatcttatcataagtcattatcacacaatacaacaacatgagaacaggaacccctctcccagaggtgataaacagcgccgcagggattgcatagagtaaacacgggtttacaaaccagagccatgtgaccaaacagaacatcattatgaccagtgactgtttcaataacattataaattcttatgacaatttttctttaacacacttgggtcagacttgtcgttatcacaacccctcgggccccacgttgggtgccaaaaaggactgacgtggtttaggcccagccaggcagctgagcgccacgcggccgctcactcactccttccccagcgggatggggaggagaacgaaaaacaagggcaaagcctcgagggttgggataagggcagtttactgggacagcaggggagggggaaaacaatcaaggacagtgctgataacagatagtaacaatgggtgataacagagaacaatttaccgaaccaatGACCGACccaccagacactcagcccgaCCAgccctacccgactagccccctttgatggtgagcatgacgtcacacggcatggaatagcccccttttatggtgagcatgatgtcacatggcatagaatagcccccggccagcttgggtcacctgtcctggctccttgtaaaattaactatgtccttgccagaaccaggacacctgcccaagcccaccctgcccaggcacagcaccaTGGCCTTCAAGAAAGCTTTGGGGGTGACCATGGAGTCTGGCCGTGCTGGTTCCTGGGGGCTTTTTGTCCTGATTCCTGCCTGCCCGGGAAGGCCATTTGCAGCCAGCGCAGTTGGAGCAGTGCTtggagcaggagcctgggggcagctccctgcaggatgAGCACAGGCAGTGGGGGGCGGAGGCGGGGGGCACTCACAACTCAGGCacccccttctcttccttctgggcACCCCCAAACTTTGCCAGCACCCCGTGTCCCCAGGATGCCCCTGCTCTCTCAGCATCCTTCTCCACCACACAGTCCTGCTGGGACCAAGACTGAGTTGTCTTTCCCTAATCCCCTTCCTCGCTGGGCACTCGGGACAGGCGGCTGCGGCTCGTTGCTGCTtctggggatggggctgagTGTGCGAAAGCACCTTGGTAACCGAGTGGCTTtaggtgcagcagcagaggaacctTCTGAGTGCAGAAAGCATTTCCCAAGCTGGGGCTCTTTTAGGGGGATATTTAGCAATATTgatggctgtggctgctgctgctctggggtttGGTGCTGCAGTGGGGACTGTGGGATGTGATGGGATGACATGGCATAgagtgggatgggatgggatgggatgggatgggatgggatgggatggtgTTGgaagcaggggctgggggtggccaATCCCAGCAGGACACAGGAAGGGGCGGGGGACGCACAAGAAGGGGCTGGGTTGGGAACCAAGAACAAAGCAGAGCCCGGGCAGCTCTGTTCCTCACCGTCACTCCTGCTGATGCTGCCGATGCTGCCACTGCCGCCTGGCAATGGGCGCAGGATGCCCTGGGACAGGGACGGGCCTCCTGCGCTGCACCATCCCTGGGAGGTTTGTGGGCTCTCCTTCTGCATCCCCAATCCCCTTCTGCCCCTctcagacccccccccccccagctctgggctctCTGACAGCCCTGGGGTAGATGGGGCTCACCCTGGTCCCCCTCCCCAGGTCTCAGTATGGCCCCTGGGCCCCCCCGTACCCACACCCTGCTCTGGGTCCAGCCCCTcgcacccccctgcacccctgctcTTGGGGATGGGCTGCCCCTGCATGGGGATGGGAGGGTGGGGACAGCGGGGGACACGTCCTCACCTGCGATCTGAGGTCCCCGAGGGGACAGGGCAAAggcacagggcacagctggCATGTCCCAACACTTCAAGGCCCCCCACCCTCATCTtgtccccttctcccccacTCCCCACGAGCCCTCGGCTCTTGTCGGGCTGCAGGGACACTGCTGGGcttctgttgcctttctttttctccttcgTTCTCGCCGAGGACTGAGGGgctcctgccttttcctccagaaCAGACCAATGTCCTGAAACACCAAAGAACCCCAAGAGATGGACCCAGTGCAACTGGCTCAGGTGGACAATTCACCGGGGTCTGGTTGGGGTTTCCTCGTTGCTTCAGCGACAGTGGTCGTGCACAAGACAATCAGCCctttttgggaaaggaaagacGTATTTCTGGGTGCCAAACCTGTCCTAGTGCTGTTCCCCAGTACAGGCTGCCGGGAGAGGTGCAGCTCTGGGAAAAGCCACCTTGAGCAGCTCCCATCCAGGTGGGAATGGGGAGGCTGTTGGTTTCACTTTCTGTTTTCGCCTTGGTTCCTCCTTGGAAGTCTACTTTTTTGACTCCAGACTTAGTGTCATAGATCCGGAAGTTGAGCTGCTCGTGTGGGGGATGGAGCTTAAAGGCATCCCACAGGCAGGAATTCGGAAACGGAAACGGAGCAGCCTGGTGCCTTCTCCAGATCGTAACCCCTCGGGTAAGCGATTTTACTTTCTGCAGGGGATTTAggatatttcctttcctttagaGTCTTGTCAGGGATTTGTAAGAAATGCTGGTGAGGGGgagtggggcagagcagggggctGCACTGGGGAGCCGTGTGCGGTCCTGTCCTGCCCTGGAGCAACGGTTTGTTCTGCTGCCATGTCGGTGCTGGTGCAGGAGGGTTGGTGGGATTTCCAGAGCCTCTTTGGGGGCACGTGGAGACCTTTTACCCACCCCCTCTCTGCCAGCTGTAACCCCCCATcgccctccctctgcctcccttcccctccctcttctccagctccagACCCAGATGTGGCTCCCCGCGAGCCCCAGGGGCCTCCTGAGTTCTTTGGTGACTCTCCACGTCCTGCGGCTGGGATCAGGTAGGGatcctgcagggctggaggggggttTTGCCCACTCTGgggggcagctgtggggcaggggagctgccgtggggtggggggagcccagcccagagctgggccCCGCGTGGGTTTGGCTTTGCCTTGGGCTCTTTCTGCAATACGTCCCTTGCCCTGGGGGCACCTTCGGTCCCGTCCTGCAGCGCTCCCCTCAAACGTTTCTGgcttgcagcagggctggctggggtggAGGTCGTTTTCTGGAGCACGTTCCCGCTCCCACGaaacctccttctccttccagtcCTCCCACTCCCTCTCCACTTTCTCCACTCTCTTTGGACCATGGGGAGGGCACAGCAACGCCCGTGGGATGGAGCGTGCACCAAGGTCACACCAAGCTCGCCCCTTGCCATGCAACACCCCTAAATTAACGTAGGCACAatctctgtgtctctgtgtcCTTCTCCATCACCAAGCTGACTTCAATGTGGTGGGACCAGGCCACCCTCTGCATGTTGCCGTGGGGCAGGACATCGTGCTGCCATGTCACTTGTCCCCCAGCATGGAGGCTCGGAGCTTGGACATCAGGTGGATCCGGCACCAGGTCTCTGATACGGTGCACCACTACCGAAATGGAGAGGACTTGTACAGTGATCAGGTGGAGGAATATGTTGGGAGGACAGAGCTGGTCAGAGATGGTCTCTCCAGTGGACGCCTGGACTTGCGAATCTCTGCGTTGAGACCCTCTGACGATGGTCAGTACGTCTGCACTGTGAGAAATGGTTCCTCTTCTGGAGAAGCTACGGTGAAGCTGGAGGTGGCAGGTTTGTGGTGGGTGCGGTGTTTGCAGGGGCTGGTGCGGGTGTCCCTGGGTTTGTGTGTCCCTCCCAGAGCTCTGTCCCATCCTCAGGTGTGTGGATGAGGTGCCGCAGGACAGGAGGCGTTGAAAGAGGTGGGGTGCGAGGGGGCTGTTGCCTGCAGTGCCTGCCCAGGAGGGAGCACGCAGGTGGTGCTGGAGGTGGTTTTGGGGCAGAGCTGCATGGCCGCGGTGGCTTTGCTGGGTGTGCGCAGTGTAGTGTGAAGGGTGTGCTGGTGATGTTGTGAAGGTCCTGGGGACAAGGTGCTGAGCAGCTCCTTGGGCTGAGAGCCGGGGCTGCCAGCCAAGCCAAGGCTGGGACCTGACGCTGTTAGGTGTGGAGTTGGGAAGAGATCTCTTCCTGGCTCTGAGCAGCTGGAtctttgctttggctttgcCCTTTGTGCTGTAGGAGACCTGGCACATTGTCTGGAAGCATTGGAGCTTCTTGAACAAAGACGGGTGGGTGCTGATGCTGCCGTGAGGTGCTGAGGCTCGGGTCTTGCTCTGCCAGGCTGTTTTGTGGGAGATCTGGGGTCATTTGGCATCGATACTCCGCAGTTCCTGCACAagttggggtggttttggtggCCGGTCGCCCAGCCCTGGTGGGACCTGTGATGTGTCTGTTATCGGATTCATCTTTGAGTTGAGTGCATCCCTGACTGACCCCAACCACGGGCTCTTCCCCAGCCACAGGCTCTGTCCCTCAGCTCTCCCTGGAGGCTTACGAGGACGGAGGCATCCGGGTGGTGTGTCGATCGGCCGGCTGGTACCCGCTACCAGAGGTGCTGTGGAAAGATCCCGATGGGCAGCATCTCCCCTCGGTCTCCCAGAGACATTCCTCTGATCAGAGGGGCCTCTTTGACATCGAAGGCATCATCATTGTGACCAATGGGAACAGAGATGGGAACTGGTCCTGCGTGGTCAGGAACAGCCGCCTCAACCAGGAGCAGGAGACGTCCCTGCACATCTCAGGTGCTTTGAGCAGCTTTGATCTGGGGTTCCCGGGGCAaggtgtggggtgtgggggcaCGGGAGGGCTGGGCACCTTCACAGCACTTTTAGCGCACCAGAGAACCGGAGCCTCGTGCGCTTCAGGTGAGCATTGGTATGtgcagggcagagagaggaCTATGTCCCCTTGAGGCCAGGGCTCCCAGGACAAGGGGCTTGTGAGCTAGAGCTTTGGGGCgtttgtctttttgttcttctgctcaAAGACGGGACTGTAAAACCATCCCTTTGCCTGCTGATGTTCTTGTTTCTCAGCTCCCTTTTTCCACAATGCCCGTCCCTGGATGGTTGGTGTGGCTGTGCTCCTCGTGCTTTCCGTTGTGCTCCTTGTCGTCGGTGCTtatctgtggagaaggaaaggtaagTGGTGTCAGAAGAATGTTTTGCCTTCACCAAAAAGCTCTTTgggcaaaggaaggaaggggacaAGGACACATGGCAGGGTGTgggcaggaggacagggagcaCGGCTAGACTGTCTCTGGCTACCGGGAAGTTCCAAGAGACCCTCTTGAGATGTTCCCAGGGATGCAGCAAGCTGCTGTCCTGaccccctcttcctctgcctttgcttttcagggCTGCAGTCCCGAGAGCTGGGTGAGTCCTTCTGGCCCCTTCCCCCACCAATATTCTCCTGGCAAAGGAGCCCCTCTGGGAGGGACGTGGGTTTGGATGGCTCCTGAAGTTATGGCTGAACTCCAGAGTGCTGGGTGGGCTGATGGGGGGATAGGCTGGCAGGGAACCATTCCCAGGAGCAAGGTGGTCTTTTCCTGCTCCCTACAAACAAGGAATTCAGGGTCtgccacagctctgcctgctcctgtggGAGCAGCCGTGGGATGAGCAGCTGTGCCCTCTGAACACTTATTGCTTGtggttttcctttccagagAAACGAGATGCAGCACTGGGTGAGTGTTCATGAGCTCCGTCAAGGCGTGGGGTCCTGCCACGGGTGCTCTGTGCTCgcccctttccctccttgcccgtcctctccatccctgcatcccctggCTCTGGGAAAGCCCAAGGCGatgtgcctggcagggtgggcagaTGTGAGAGACCAGCCATGGGttgtcccctctcccctgcccacaGTCCTCCGCACCAGCCATGGGACATGACCAGGCCGGCAGAGAGCCATTCCAAGGCTGTCACGGGGTTTTTGCACTCCACAAAGAGGAGTTGGGGTTCAGCCTGAACTTCGTCTGCTCCTGTGGGAGCAGCTATAGGATGAGCAAGTGTCCCCTCTGATCACTTActccttttggttttgctttctagACGAACGAGGTGCAGCACTGGGTGAGTGTCCGTGAGCTCCATCACAGCATGGGGTGCTCTCCCGGGTGCTCTGTGCTCGgccctttccctccttgcccgtcctctccatccctgcatcccctgcCTCTGGCAAAGCCCAAGGCGatgtgcctggcagggtgggcaCCTCGGGGACACCAGCCCCGGGATGGACCCTCGCCCCTGCCCAGACCTACTGGGGACGGGCTGTGGGATGTGACCAGCTCTTGTCTCTCCTTGTAGCCTGGAGAAAGTTTCTGCTTCCTCACAGTCCAGGTAATCCCGTATTTTAGTGCCCTTCTGGGTggttctcctccctctccttgtgTGCAAGGGGCATCTGGGCTGGGCAGTGCACGGGACTGGCCGTGCCTGGGTGTGTTTGGGGACTCAGACACCCCAGACCAGGGCACGAGCCTGTTCTCCACccccttttcttgcctttgcaaGGCATTGTGAGGGCCATCGCTGGGTCCAAGAGgagccctctcccacccccctgACAGCCCGTGCACTGCCCAGACCCAGCCActgcctccccaccctgctcctccctgctggggctgcagccccaccgGTGCCTGTTCCCAGGGGACCCAGCTGGGCCGTGGCCGTGCTGGGGCCGGCCCCGTGATGGGCATCTCTCGGAGGAAGGAGATGCCCCGTGTGCTGCCCCGcggggcagagcctggccccaGGGGGCTCAAACCCTGCCCAGGACGcagctctgcccctgaggctctgcctcctcctgtcccCTGCAGACGTGGTGACCCTGGATCCAAACTCGGCTCATCCTGAACTTGTCCTGTCAGCGGATGGGAGAAGTGTGAGATGGGGAAGAGCACGGCAGGACCTGCCCGACACCCCGGAGAGATTTATGTATCAACGCTGTGTGCTGGGCCAGGAGGGGTTCAGGGAGGGGAGGCACTGCTGGGAGGTGGAGGTGAAGGGGGAGGTGGGAGGTGATTCCTGGTGGGCTGTGGGGGTGGCCAGGGACTCTGTGAACAGGAAGGGGAATTCAGACCTGAGCCCTGAAGGAGGGGTCTGGGGGATTTGGCACTGCGAAAGGCTCTTTGTATCTCTCACCtttcctcccatcttcctgTCCCCAATCCCCATCCCCAGGAGACTCTGGGTCTGTCTGGACTGCACGCAGGGGCTGGTGACTTTCATCAATGCCAAAAACGGGGTCGAGATCTTCACTTTCCCACTAGCCTCCTTCAAGGGAGAGATCATCCGACCCTGGTTTTGGGTGGACACATGGAATATTGAGCTGTGCCTGAGGGACAGCACCTTCTAGACCCTCTGCCCCCCTTCCATCCCCACCgcagccccacacagcccctgccctgctgcagacactgcccgctctcctctcctccatcccgcAGCAGCACATGTCCCTCTCGGCCCTGGCCAAGCCCAGGGAGCAGGGGGACAGTGAAGGGGCTGCGCTGGTTTTAGCTGGGCcagagttaatttccttcataatagctagtatggggctcaggtttgcatttctgctggaaacagtgttgatagcACAGGGATGTTTAAGTTGTTGCAAGGACAGGTTTGCTTCCAACGTTCTAGATTGTATTCATCGCTGTTACTGCTGTTTAGCTGTTACTTGGCAGGCTCCCGTGCTCGCCATGGCACTTGCTCGCCTTCCTGGATATCAGAGTCTGGTGCTCGTTAGCGGCTGCTTGGTGCTTTTGCTGTTCACTGTGCTGCTGATCATggcactgtgctgtgctgggaacaCTTTGGTAAGAGCCACGGCCATACGCGTGGGCTGTGcgatggccagggcatcgctgctgttcATGTGCTGCTGGACCGGACGGGCTGGAACTGCAGTGTGAGCTCGAGTGGAAGGGACggtgacctgtggatgagtctacgtgggagcaggacaccccaaagcgtctgtggccGTGAAgaagtccagaggagagcccctgccctgctgcagacactgcccgctctcctctcctccatcccgcAGCAGCACATGTCCCTCTCAGCCCTGCCCaagcccaccctgcccaggcacagcaccgTGGCCTTCAATAAAGCTTTGGGGGTGACCATGGAGTCTGGCCGTGCTGGTTCCTGGGGGCTTTTTGTCCT includes the following:
- the LOC142598917 gene encoding butyrophilin subfamily 3 member A2-like isoform X2, which codes for MLVRGSGAEQGAALGSRVRSCPALEQRFVLLPCRCWCRRVGGISRASLGARGDLLPTPSLPAVTPHRPPSASLPLPLLQLQTQMWLPASPRGLLSSLVTLHVLRLGSADFNVVGPGHPLHVAVGQDIVLPCHLSPSMEARSLDIRWIRHQVSDTVHHYRNGEDLYSDQVEEYVGRTELVRDGLSSGRLDLRISALRPSDDGQYVCTVRNGSSSGEATVKLEVAATGSVPQLSLEAYEDGGIRVVCRSAGWYPLPEVLWKDPDGQHLPSVSQRHSSDQRGLFDIEGIIIVTNGNRDGNWSCVVRNSRLNQEQETSLHISAPFFHNARPWMVGVAVLLVLSVVLLVVGAYLWRRKGLQSRELEKRDAALDVVTLDPNSAHPELVLSADGRSVRWGRARQDLPDTPERFMYQRCVLGQEGFREGRHCWEVEVKGEVGGDSWWAVGVARDSVNRKGNSDLSPEGGVWGIWHCERLFVSLTFPPIFLSPIPIPRRLWVCLDCTQGLVTFINAKNGVEIFTFPLASFKGEIIRPWFWVDTWNIELCLRDSTF
- the LOC142598917 gene encoding butyrophilin subfamily 1 member A1-like isoform X1, with the translated sequence MLVRGSGAEQGAALGSRVRSCPALEQRFVLLPCRCWCRRVGGISRASLGARGDLLPTPSLPAVTPHRPPSASLPLPLLQLQTQMWLPASPRGLLSSLVTLHVLRLGSADFNVVGPGHPLHVAVGQDIVLPCHLSPSMEARSLDIRWIRHQVSDTVHHYRNGEDLYSDQVEEYVGRTELVRDGLSSGRLDLRISALRPSDDGQYVCTVRNGSSSGEATVKLEVAATGSVPQLSLEAYEDGGIRVVCRSAGWYPLPEVLWKDPDGQHLPSVSQRHSSDQRGLFDIEGIIIVTNGNRDGNWSCVVRNSRLNQEQETSLHISAPFFHNARPWMVGVAVLLVLSVVLLVVGAYLWRRKGLQSRELEKRDAALAWRKFLLPHSPDVVTLDPNSAHPELVLSADGRSVRWGRARQDLPDTPERFMYQRCVLGQEGFREGRHCWEVEVKGEVGGDSWWAVGVARDSVNRKGNSDLSPEGGVWGIWHCERLFVSLTFPPIFLSPIPIPRRLWVCLDCTQGLVTFINAKNGVEIFTFPLASFKGEIIRPWFWVDTWNIELCLRDSTF
- the LOC142598917 gene encoding butyrophilin subfamily 1 member A1-like isoform X3 encodes the protein MWLPASPRGLLSSLVTLHVLRLGSADFNVVGPGHPLHVAVGQDIVLPCHLSPSMEARSLDIRWIRHQVSDTVHHYRNGEDLYSDQVEEYVGRTELVRDGLSSGRLDLRISALRPSDDATGSVPQLSLEAYEDGGIRVVCRSAGWYPLPEVLWKDPDGQHLPSVSQRHSSDQRGLFDIEGIIIVTNGNRDGNWSCVVRNSRLNQEQETSLHISAPFFHNARPWMVGVAVLLVLSVVLLVVGAYLWRRKGLQSRELEKRDAALAWRKFLLPHSPDVVTLDPNSAHPELVLSADGRSVRWGRARQDLPDTPERFMYQRCVLGQEGFREGRHCWEVEVKGEVGGDSWWAVGVARDSVNRKGNSDLSPEGGVWGIWHCERLFVSLTFPPIFLSPIPIPRRLWVCLDCTQGLVTFINAKNGVEIFTFPLASFKGEIIRPWFWVDTWNIELCLRDSTF